In Dromaius novaehollandiae isolate bDroNov1 chromosome 2, bDroNov1.hap1, whole genome shotgun sequence, one DNA window encodes the following:
- the ABCB8 gene encoding mitochondrial potassium channel ATP-binding subunit isoform X1, translated as MLLRALGARAGAPSVRAALRGGGAPARSAGCGGGRPPLLGPPRPPGGPGLPALRCRPGPMLAGLGLGLGLLGAAARCREATVPVPIPVPAAVPVPAASVPAPPPEPAFAWAELWTFVRPQLPALSAAVALALGAALLAVRVPVLLGALVDVVARCARGRLAGYLHEARRPALRLLALYALQGLLTFGYIALLSRAGERVAGGMRKALFCSLLRQDVAFFDANRTGQLVNRLTADVQEFKSSFKLVISQGLRSVTQTVGCFVSLYLLSPKLTALLLVAMPTLVGTGALIGSFLRRLSRQAQEQVARATAVADEALGNVRTVRAFAMEDRQAGAYCAEVDRSSRLNERLGLGIAAFQGLSNMALNGIVLGTIFVGGSLMAGDGLSPGDLMSFLVASQTVQRSMANISILFGQVVRGLSAGARVFEFLTLEPSVALRGGTRIPGHSLLGHICFHNVSFSYPTRPGYEVLRDFSLTLPPCKTVAIVGPSGGGKSTVAALLERFYEPTRGSITLDGRDISSLDPSWLRGQVIGFISQEPVLFGTTIMENIRFGKPGASDAEVYAAAQLANADGFIRSFPEGYGTVVGERGVALSGGQKQRIAIARALVKNPAVLILDEATSALDAESEKVVQEALDRAVSGRTVLVIAHRLSTVRDADLIVVLAQGRVAEAGTHEELVRRRGLYAELIRRQTKEQA; from the exons ATGCTGCTGCGGGCGCTGGGCgcgcgggccggggcgccctCGGTGCGCGCCgcgctgcgggggggcggggccccggcgcgcag cgccggctgcggggggggaCGCCCGCCGCTcctcggccccccccgcccccccgggggcccggggctgcccgccctgcgctgccggcccggcccaATGCTCGccggcctgggcctgggcctgggcctgctGGGCGCCGCCGCACGCTGCCGGGAGGCcaccgtccccgtccccatccccgtccccgcggcggtgcccgtccccgcggcgtccgtccccgcgccgccgccggagcccgcCTTCGCCTGGGCCGAGCTCTGGACCTTCGTGCGCCCGCAGCTCCCGGCGCTGTCGGCGGCCGTGgcg ctGGCCCTGGGCGCCGCCCTGCTCGCCGTGCGCGTCCCGGTGCTGCTGGGCGCGCTGGTGGACGTGGTGGCCCGCTGCGCCCGCGGCCGCCTGGCCGGCTACCTGcacgaggcgcggcggcccgcccTGCGCCTGCTGGCGCTCTACGCCCTCcag gggctgctgacctTCGGGTACATCGCGCTGCTGTCGCGGGCCGGCGAGCGGGTGGCGGGCGGCATGCGGAAGgcgctcttctgctccctgctccG GCAGGACGTGGCCTTCTTTGACGCCAACAGGACGGGGCAGCTGGTGAACCGGCTGACGGCCGACGTGCAGGAGTTCAAGTCCTCCTTCAAGCTGGTCATCTCGCAG GGGCTGCGCAGCGTCACGCAGACCGTGGGCTGCTTCGTCTCGCTCTACCTGCTCTCGCCCAAGCTGACGGCCCTGCTGCTCGTGGCCATGCCCACGCTGGTGGGCACCGGCGCCCTCATCGGCTCCTTCCTCCGCCGCCTCTCCCGCCAGGCGCAGGAGCAG GTGGCCAGGGCCACGGCGGTGGCCGACGAGGCGCTGGGCAACGTGCGGACGGTGCGCGCCTTCGCCATGGAGGACCGGCAGGCGGG aGCCTACTGCGCCGAGGTGGACCGCTCGAGCCGGCTCAACGAGCGCCTGGGCCTGGGCATCGCCGCCTTCCAGGGGCTCTCCAACATGGCGCTCAACG GCATCGTGCTGGGGACCATCTTCGTGGGCGGCTCGCTGATGGCCGGGGACGGGCTCTCGCCGGGGGACCTCATGTCCTTCCTGGTGGCGTCGCAGACGGTGCAGAG GTCCATGGCGAACATCTCCATCCTCTTCGGGCAG gTGGTGCGCGGCCTCAGCGCCGGCGCCCGCGTCTTCGAGTTCCTGACGCTGGAGCCCAGCGTGGCGCTGCGGGGGGGCACCCGCATCCCCGGACACTCGCTGCTCGGACACATCTGCTTCCACAACGTCTCCTTCAG ctaccccaCCCGCCCCGGCTACGAGGTCCTGCGCGACTTCAGCCTCACCCTGCCCCCCTGCAAGACCGTGGCCATCGTGGGACCGTCCGGAGGAG GGAAGTCGACGGTGGCCGCGCTGCTGGAGCGCTTCTATGAGCCCACGCGGGGCTCCATCACCCTGGACGGCCGCGACATCTCCTCCCTGGACCCCtcctggctgcgggggcaggtCATCGGCTTCATCAGCCAG GAGCCGGTGCTCTTCGGGACAACCATCATGGAGAACATCCGCTTCGGGAAGCCTGGCGCGTCCGACGCGGAGGTGTACGCCGCCGCCCAGCTCGCCAACGCCGACGGCTTCATCCGCAGCTTCCCCGAGGGCTACGGCACCGTCGTGG GCGAGCGCGGCGTGGCGCTCTCGGGGGGGCAGAAGCAGCGCATCGCCATCGCCCGGGCCCTCGTCAAGAACCCGGCGGTGCTGATCCTGGACGAGGCCACGAGCGCGCTGGACGCCGAGTCGGAGAAGGTGGTGCAGGAGGCGCTGGACCGGGCCGTCTCGGGCCGCACGGTGCTGGTCATCGCCCACCGCCTCAGCACCGTGCGGGACGCCGACCTCATCGTGGTGCTGGCGCAGGGCCGCGTGGCCgag GCGGGAACCCACGAGGAGCTGGTGCGCCGGCGCGGCCTCTACGCCGAGCTCATCCGCAGGCAGACGAAGGAGCAGGCCTGA
- the ABCB8 gene encoding mitochondrial potassium channel ATP-binding subunit isoform X2 has translation MPTLVGTGALIGSFLRRLSRQAQEQVARATAVADEALGNVRTVRAFAMEDRQAGAYCAEVDRSSRLNERLGLGIAAFQGLSNMALNGIVLGTIFVGGSLMAGDGLSPGDLMSFLVASQTVQRSMANISILFGQVVRGLSAGARVFEFLTLEPSVALRGGTRIPGHSLLGHICFHNVSFSYPTRPGYEVLRDFSLTLPPCKTVAIVGPSGGGKSTVAALLERFYEPTRGSITLDGRDISSLDPSWLRGQVIGFISQEPVLFGTTIMENIRFGKPGASDAEVYAAAQLANADGFIRSFPEGYGTVVGERGVALSGGQKQRIAIARALVKNPAVLILDEATSALDAESEKVVQEALDRAVSGRTVLVIAHRLSTVRDADLIVVLAQGRVAEAGTHEELVRRRGLYAELIRRQTKEQA, from the exons ATGCCCACGCTGGTGGGCACCGGCGCCCTCATCGGCTCCTTCCTCCGCCGCCTCTCCCGCCAGGCGCAGGAGCAG GTGGCCAGGGCCACGGCGGTGGCCGACGAGGCGCTGGGCAACGTGCGGACGGTGCGCGCCTTCGCCATGGAGGACCGGCAGGCGGG aGCCTACTGCGCCGAGGTGGACCGCTCGAGCCGGCTCAACGAGCGCCTGGGCCTGGGCATCGCCGCCTTCCAGGGGCTCTCCAACATGGCGCTCAACG GCATCGTGCTGGGGACCATCTTCGTGGGCGGCTCGCTGATGGCCGGGGACGGGCTCTCGCCGGGGGACCTCATGTCCTTCCTGGTGGCGTCGCAGACGGTGCAGAG GTCCATGGCGAACATCTCCATCCTCTTCGGGCAG gTGGTGCGCGGCCTCAGCGCCGGCGCCCGCGTCTTCGAGTTCCTGACGCTGGAGCCCAGCGTGGCGCTGCGGGGGGGCACCCGCATCCCCGGACACTCGCTGCTCGGACACATCTGCTTCCACAACGTCTCCTTCAG ctaccccaCCCGCCCCGGCTACGAGGTCCTGCGCGACTTCAGCCTCACCCTGCCCCCCTGCAAGACCGTGGCCATCGTGGGACCGTCCGGAGGAG GGAAGTCGACGGTGGCCGCGCTGCTGGAGCGCTTCTATGAGCCCACGCGGGGCTCCATCACCCTGGACGGCCGCGACATCTCCTCCCTGGACCCCtcctggctgcgggggcaggtCATCGGCTTCATCAGCCAG GAGCCGGTGCTCTTCGGGACAACCATCATGGAGAACATCCGCTTCGGGAAGCCTGGCGCGTCCGACGCGGAGGTGTACGCCGCCGCCCAGCTCGCCAACGCCGACGGCTTCATCCGCAGCTTCCCCGAGGGCTACGGCACCGTCGTGG GCGAGCGCGGCGTGGCGCTCTCGGGGGGGCAGAAGCAGCGCATCGCCATCGCCCGGGCCCTCGTCAAGAACCCGGCGGTGCTGATCCTGGACGAGGCCACGAGCGCGCTGGACGCCGAGTCGGAGAAGGTGGTGCAGGAGGCGCTGGACCGGGCCGTCTCGGGCCGCACGGTGCTGGTCATCGCCCACCGCCTCAGCACCGTGCGGGACGCCGACCTCATCGTGGTGCTGGCGCAGGGCCGCGTGGCCgag GCGGGAACCCACGAGGAGCTGGTGCGCCGGCGCGGCCTCTACGCCGAGCTCATCCGCAGGCAGACGAAGGAGCAGGCCTGA